The DNA region GCCTGACGCCGCTGATCAGTGAGCATGGTGGCCGTCCAGTCATGTGGAAAACCGGTCACTCGCTGATCAAGAAAGAGATGAAGAAAAGCGGCGCTCTGCTGGCCGGTGAAATGAGCGGGCACATCTTCTTCAAGGAGCGCTGGTTCGGTTTCGACGACGGCATCTACAGCGCTGCACGCCTGCTGGAGATCCTCAGCCAGGAATCGGCCAATGCCGAAGACCTGTTCGAGACTTTCCCGAACGATATTTCGACGCCCGAGATCAACATCAAGGTGACGGATGTCACCAAGTTCAGCATCATCGAAGCCCTTGAGAAAAACGCGCAATGGGGCGACGCCAAACTGACCAGCATCGACGGTGTTCGTGTGGACTATCCGAAGGGCTGGGGTCTGGTTCGCGCCTCCAATACCACGCCGGTACTGGTGCTGCGTTTCGAAGCCGAAACCGAGGCCGAGTTGCAGCGCATCAAGGATGTGTTCCACGCCGAGCTGAAGAAAGTTGCACCGGACCTCGACCTGCCATTTTGATTGCTTTTCCTTTTGACTGGAGCCCTGAATGACCCTCGAACGCGATGCCGCCTCTAATGTAGCCAAGGTCCTTTCCGAAGCGCTGCCGTACATTCGCCGCTTTGTCGGCAAGACGCTGGTTATCAAGTACGGCGGCAACGCCATGGAGAGCGAAGAGCTGAAAACCGGCTTTGCGCGCGACATCGTGCTGATGAAAGCGGTGGGCATCAATCCGGTGGTGGTTCATGGCGGCGGGCCGCAGATCGGTGATCTGCTCAAGCGCCTGTCCATCGAGAGCCACTTCATCGATGGCATGCGTGTGACTGATGCGCAGACCATGGATGTGGTGGAAATGGTGCTGGGTGGCCAGGTCAACAAGGACATTGTCAATCTGATCAACCGCCATGGCGGCAGCGCCATCGGTCTGACCGGCAAGGACGCTGAGCTGATTCGCGCGAAAAAGCTCACCGTCACGCGCCAGACACCGGAAATGACCAAGCCTGAAATCATCGACATCGGTCAGGTGGGCGAAGTGGTTGGGGTCAATACCGGTCTGCTGAACATGCTGGTCAAAGGGGATTTCATTCCGGTCATCGCGCCTATCGGTGTGGGGCCGGAAGGCGAGTCCTACAACATCAACGCCGATCTGGTGGCGGGCAAGGTTGCCGAGGCTCTCAAGGCCGAGAAGCTGATCCTGCTGACCAACATCGCCGGCCTGATGAACAAGCAGGGCGAAGTCCTGACCGGCCTGACCACCGAGCAGGTCGACGGCCTGATCGCCGACGGCACCATCTACGGCGGCATGCTGCCGAAGATCCGTTGCGCGCTGGAAGCGGTACAGGGCGGGGTCAACAGCTCGCACATCATCGACGGTCGAGTACCCAATGCGGTCTTGCTGGAGATCTTCACCGACAGCGGCGTCGGCACCCAGATCACTAATCGCAAGCGGCATTGATTCAGCCGTAACACCCAAAGCCCCGTGAGCCGACGCTGACGGGGTTTTTTTGTGGGCGATTGCTCTAGGGCTTAAGCTCGTAGCGCGGGGCAGATCTTTGACGTGGAGCGTCTAGGGAGGCGTTCCCGCGCGAGCATGCGGAACGAGAGGTGTCCGGGCTTTTGATTCTCGTGCCCATGCTCCGCGTGGGCATGCAGTTCTGGACGCTCCGCGTCCGATGTTGAAGGCGCGGCGCAGTGCAGCGGCTACTGCGTCAGCCGCTGCACTCGAGCGCGGGCGGCGGCGAAGTCTGTTTCGGCTTTCACCTGTGCAGCCTGATACCCGGCGATATCGGCTTGCAGCTTCTGCTGTTGGTCGCGCAGGTCATTCAACTGATCGATGAGCGCTTGCGGAACCGGGCGTCCTGCGCGTTCCAGGTCGGCGGCCTGGCCTTGCAGGCTGCGCTGCTGCGCGGCGAGCCCCTGAATGTTGCCTTGGGCCACGCCGACCAGTGCGTCCAGTTCGGCCAGTTTGCGAGCCTTGACGCGGTCTACCTCGGCAACGCTGCTGTACAGGCTCAGCAGTTGAGCATCGGCGCTGGCCTGGCGCTTGTCTGCGTCGGCCTGGCGAATCTGCTCGGCCGTCGGTGCGGGCGGCACGACCTGTATCACCCGGCCACGCCCGTTGAGCACCTCGTAACCTTTGGCCACGTAGTCGGGCGGCACGCCTTGCGTATCAATCACCGTTACACCACGACTGTCGACATAGCGATAAAGGCGAACCTCTGGCGCGTCGGCGGCCTGGGAGACCAAGGGCGCAAGAATACCCAGCGAGAGCCAGAGCCCCGCAGCGCTCAGCTTGCCTGAAACCAGACCCTGCACCCTGCCGACGACTGCCATAGGCCTTCCTCAGATCCCGTATTGCGCGCGATAAGCCTCGACAGCCGGCAGATGCTGCTTGAGCTGCGGATCGTCAGCGAGGAATTCGAGCACCTGATTCAGCGATACGATGCTCACCACCGGGATGCCGAAGTCGCGTTCGACTTCCTGAATCGCCGACAGCTCGCCATTGCCGCGTTCCTGGCGATTGAGGGCGATGAGTACGCCGGCCGCCGTCGCGTCCTGATCCTTGATGATCTGCATGACTTCGCGAATCGCAGTGCCCGCAGTGATCACGTCGTCGATGATCAGCACATTACCTGCCAGCGGAGAGCCGACCAGGCTGCCACCTTCGCCGTGTGCCTTGGCTTCCTTGCGGTTGAAACACCACGGCAGATCCCGGCCATGATGTTCAGCCAGCGCCACGGCTGTCGCGGACGCCAGCGGTATGCCTTTGTAGGCCGGGCCGAACAGCACGTCGAAGCGGATACCGCTTTCAGCGACTGCCGCTGCGTAGAAACGCCCCAGCTGTGCCAGCGCCGAACCGGTGTTGAAGAGCCCGGCATTGAAGAAGTACGGGCTGGTGCGCCCGGACTTGAGGGTGAACTCACCGAAACGCAGAACACCGCGATCGATGGCAAAACGAATGAAATCGCGTTGATACGCCTGCATGAAAAAAGCCCCGAATACCACGGATTTAGCTAATTGGTTTGAGCTCGGGTATCATACACGCACGTGATTTTTGGGGCCATTTATGCGGATCATCAGTGTGAACGTAAATGGCATTCAGGCGGCAGTCGAGCGCGGTTTGCTCAGTTGGCTGCAAGCTCAGAATGCCGACGTCATCTGCTTACAGGACACCCGCGCCTCCACCTTTGAACTGGATGATCCAGCTTTTCAGCTGGATGGCTACTTCCTCTATGCCTGCGAAGCCGAGGTTCCCGCTCAGGGTGGTGTAGCGCTTTATTCGCGGTTGCAGCCGAAGGCGGTCATCAGCGGGCTGGGCTTCGAGACAGCCGACCGGTACGGGCGTTACCTGCAAGCAGATTTCGACAAGGTCAGTATTGCCACCCTGCTCTTTCCCTCGGGGATGAGCGGCGATGAAGACCTGAATCAGAAATTCAAGCTCATGGACGATTTCGGCAAGTACATGGACAAGCAGCGCCGCAAGCGTCGCGAGTACATCTACTGCGGGTCGCTCTATGTGGCGCAGCAGAAGCTCGACATCAAGAACTGGCGTGACAGCCAGCAGTCTCCTGGTTTCCTGGCGCCGGAACGTGCCTGGATGGACGAGATTGTCGGCACCATGGGCTATGTCGATGCCCTGCGTGAAGTCAGTCGCGAAGGCGATCAGTACAGCTGGTGGCCGGATAACGAGCAGGCCGAGATGCTGAATCTGGGCTGGCGCTTTGACTATCAGATCCTGACACCGGGTTTGCGCCGCTTCGTGCGTAGCGCCCGTCTGCCGCGTCAGCCACGCTTCTCGCAGCATGCGCCGCTGATTGTGGACTACGACTGGACCCTGACTATCTGACAGTCAGGCGGCAGCGCATACGAAAAAGCCGACTTGACGTCGGCTTTTCGCGTTGTTCGCAGTGAGCGCTATTTAATCAGCCGCAAGGTAAACGGGTAGCGATAATCCACCCCGTCGTTGGCCTTGATCCCGGCGATGATGGCCAGCACTGCTGCGCCAATCCCTACCAGCGTCAAGAGCGCAAAACCGATCACCAGCAGTATCAGCAGCATGCTGATCGTCGCCGCAATGGCCACCGTGATCTGAAAATTCAGCGCTTCCTTGCCCTGCGCATCGATAAACGGGTCAGAGTCTTTCTTCAACTGCCAGATAATCAGCGGTCCCAGCAGGTTGCCGAACGGAAACATCAGCCCGGCAAATGCTGACAAGTGACAGAACATCGCCCACTGACGAGCGCTTTGCGGCGGTTTGCTCAACGGTTGCAAGCTGTCACTCATTTTCAGACTCCCCTGGGGTATCAGTCGGCCAGCGCGGCGCGCTGCAGTTCGAACAGTTCGGTCATGCCTTTCTGGGCCAGTGCAAGCATCGCGTTCAGCTCTTCAGGCTGGAATGGCGCGCCTTCGGCAGTGCCCTGGACCTCGATGAAGCCGCCAGCACTGGTCATCACCACGTTCAGATCGGTTTCGGCAGCGGAATCTTCAAGGTAGTCCAGATCAAGCACCGGCTCACCTTGATACATGCCCACGGAAACCGCGGCAATCATCTGCTTGAGCGGGTCGCCGCCTTTCAGGCCGCCGCGCTTCTTGATCACTTTCAGCGCATCGGCCAGTGCAACCATCGCGCCGGTGATGGACGCGGTACGCGTGCCGCCATCGGCCTGAATGACATCGCAATCGACATACAGGGTGACGTCGCCCAGCTTGGACATGTCCAGCGCTGCACGCAGCGAACGACCGATCAGGCGCTGGATTTCCAGGGTGCGACCACCCTGTTTGCCACGGCTGGCTTCACGCTGGTTACGCTCGCCGGTGGCGCGCGGCAGCATGCCGTACTCGGCGGTCAGCCAGCCTTGGCCCTGGCCCTTGAGGAAGCGTGGTACGCCGTTTTCGACGCTGACGGTGCAGATCACCTTGGTGTCACCAAACTCGACCAGTACAGAACCCTCGGCGTGTTTGGTGTAGTTGCGGGTGATGCGAATCGAGCGGAGCTGATCGGCGGCGCGACCACTTGGACGTTTCATCTGGGATACCTGTACTGAGACGGAAAACTGCTGACCATTATAGGGGCCACAACTGCTGCTGGGCATCTCTAAAACTCGCGGCGGCCGAACCCGCATGATTCGCACGCTCCAAAAACAGCGCTGGATGCCAGGGCCGGGCGATTTACAGCGCTTTGCATTTCCAGTCACGTTGCCGGATTGGGAGCGGGCGTCGCACTGCGCTACAATCCTGCGCCTCTGCAGCCAGTCGGCTTTCACGACACCCATGACAGCCGATTCGTCGCGTTCATGGACTGAATCAAGAGGTACTTCGCATGGTGCACAGTATGACCGCCTTCGCCCGGGTAGAGCGGGCCGGCGCCCAGGGCACGCTGAGTTGGGAGTTGCGCTCGGTCAACCACCGTTACCTTGAGCCGCATCTGCGCCTGCCTGAATCGTTTCGTGATCTGGAGGGCGCGGTTCGTGAAGCTCTGCGCCAAGGGCTTTCGCGCGGCAAGGTCGAATGCACCCTGCGCTTTGTCGAAGAGACCGCCGGTAGGCCGCTGCAAGTGAACCGTGAGCGCGCCGCTCAATTGATCGCGGCGGCCGAGTCGGTTGCCGGTCTGATCAAGCAGCCCGCTGCGCTGAACCCGCTTGAAGTGCTGGCTTGGCCCGGTGTGCTGGTGGCTGACGCCAGCGATCCGCAGGCGCTGAACGCCGAAGCACTGGCGCTTTTCAATGAAGGGCTGACCGAATTGAAGAGCGGTCGTGGCCGCGAAGGCGCCGACCTGGCCAGACTTCTCGACGAACGGTTGATTGTCATCGTTCAGGAAGTGGCCACTCTGCGTACTCTGGTGCCGCAGATGCTGGCCGCCCAGCGCCAGAAGGTGCTGGATCGCTTTGCCGACATGAAGGCCGAGCTGGACCCGCAGCGGCTGGAGCAGGAAATGGTCCTGCTGGCGCAGAAGAGCGATGTCGCCGAAGAACTGGACCGTCTCGGCACTCACGTTACCGAAGTACGCCGCGTGCTCAAGGCTGGCGGTCAGGCGGGTCGCCGTCTCGACTTCCTAATGCAAGAGCTTAACCGCGAAGCCAACACACTGGGCTCCAAAGCCTTTGATCCCCGCAGCACGCAAGCTGCCGTCAACCTCAAGGTGTTGATCGAGCAGATGCGTGAGCAAGTGCAGAATATTGAGTAAGGCTAAACCTGACATGACCCATATCACTGGCACCCTGTACATCATTTCCGCCCCGTCCGGCGCGGGCAAGACCAGTCTGGTCAAGGCGCTGATGGACGCTCAGCAAGAGCCCCAGCACGGCGCGCAGGCAAAGATCCGCGTGTCGGTTTCGCACACTACCCGCGCGATGCGTCCGGGTGAAGTGGATGGCGTGAATTACAACTTCGTCGATCGTGCCGAGTTCCTGCGCATGATCGAGCATGGTGACTTTCTTGAGCAGGCCGAAGTCTTCGGCAATCTGTATGGCACCTCGCAAAGCCACTTGCAGCAGACGCTGGATGAAGGTCACGACCTGATTCTGGAAATCGACTGGCAAGGCGCCCGTCAGGTTCGCGCGCAAATGCCGCAGGCCCGATCGATCTTCATTTTGCCGCCCACCCAGCAGGCTTTGCGTCAACGCCTGACCAACCGCGGCCAGGACAGCGATGAAATCATCGAGGCGCGGATGCGTGAAGCGGTCAGCGAGATGAGCCACTACAACGAATACGAGTACATCGTGGTCAACGACGATTTTGCTGGCGCGCTGGAAGACCTCAAGGCCATTTTTCGCGCCAATCGCCTGACCCAGCAGCACCAGCAGGAACAGTACAGCGAGCTTTTTCAGGAGTTGCTGGCCTGATCGAGCCCTTTTCGGGCATCGGGTTACAGTTTAAAACCTTACCGTTTGTGGCTTGCCGCTTGATGCCTGACCTTGTCCGCTTGTAAACTACCGAGTCCGCTCGCCCATCCGGGCATCGCGCATCCGCATTTGCTACGAGGAATACCCATGGCCCGCGTAACCGTTGAAGACTGCCTAGAACACGTGGATAACCGCTTTGAGCTGGTCATGCTCTCCACAAAGCGTGCCCGTCAACTGGCAACCGGCGGCAAAGAGCCAAAGCTGGCGTGGGAAAATGACAAGCCTACCGTCATGGCCCTGCGCGAAATCGCGGCTGGCGTGATGAGCTACGATGTAATCGCAGAAGCCGAGATCGTCGAAGATGAGCCATTGTTTGCAGCGTTCGAGGACGAGTCAAACGAGGCCGTCTAAGCCTATGCCGGGTCGACGTAGTACGGCGCAGGGTAAAAGCCATTGGCAGGGGGTAGCGCCTTGCCGAGCATAGACGCCCTCGCCGACAGACTGTCGGCTTACCTCGGCAAGGACCAGGTCAATCTGGTTCGCCGAGCGTACTTCTACGCCGAACAAGCCCACGACGGCCAGCGCCGTCGCAGCGGCGAAGCGTATGTTACCCACCCGCTCGCGGTGGCCAATATTCTTGCCGACATGCACATGGACCATCAGAGCCTGATGGCTGCGATGCTGCATGACGTGATCGAAGACACCGGTATTGCCAAGGAAGCGCTCAGTGCGCAGTTCGGCGAGACCGTCGCGGAACTGGTCGACGGGGTCAGCAAACTGACCCAGATGAATTTCGAGACCAAGGCCGAGGCCCAGGCGGAAAACTTTCAGAAAATGGCCATGGCCATGGCGCGCGACATTCGCGTGATCCTGGTCAAGCTCGCTGATCGCCTGCACAACATG from Pseudomonas syringae includes:
- a CDS encoding exodeoxyribonuclease III codes for the protein MRIISVNVNGIQAAVERGLLSWLQAQNADVICLQDTRASTFELDDPAFQLDGYFLYACEAEVPAQGGVALYSRLQPKAVISGLGFETADRYGRYLQADFDKVSIATLLFPSGMSGDEDLNQKFKLMDDFGKYMDKQRRKRREYIYCGSLYVAQQKLDIKNWRDSQQSPGFLAPERAWMDEIVGTMGYVDALREVSREGDQYSWWPDNEQAEMLNLGWRFDYQILTPGLRRFVRSARLPRQPRFSQHAPLIVDYDWTLTI
- the rpoZ gene encoding DNA-directed RNA polymerase subunit omega; translated protein: MARVTVEDCLEHVDNRFELVMLSTKRARQLATGGKEPKLAWENDKPTVMALREIAAGVMSYDVIAEAEIVEDEPLFAAFEDESNEAV
- the gmk gene encoding guanylate kinase, coding for MTHITGTLYIISAPSGAGKTSLVKALMDAQQEPQHGAQAKIRVSVSHTTRAMRPGEVDGVNYNFVDRAEFLRMIEHGDFLEQAEVFGNLYGTSQSHLQQTLDEGHDLILEIDWQGARQVRAQMPQARSIFILPPTQQALRQRLTNRGQDSDEIIEARMREAVSEMSHYNEYEYIVVNDDFAGALEDLKAIFRANRLTQQHQQEQYSELFQELLA
- a CDS encoding YicC/YloC family endoribonuclease, with protein sequence MVHSMTAFARVERAGAQGTLSWELRSVNHRYLEPHLRLPESFRDLEGAVREALRQGLSRGKVECTLRFVEETAGRPLQVNRERAAQLIAAAESVAGLIKQPAALNPLEVLAWPGVLVADASDPQALNAEALALFNEGLTELKSGRGREGADLARLLDERLIVIVQEVATLRTLVPQMLAAQRQKVLDRFADMKAELDPQRLEQEMVLLAQKSDVAEELDRLGTHVTEVRRVLKAGGQAGRRLDFLMQELNREANTLGSKAFDPRSTQAAVNLKVLIEQMREQVQNIE
- a CDS encoding DUF4870 domain-containing protein, translating into MSDSLQPLSKPPQSARQWAMFCHLSAFAGLMFPFGNLLGPLIIWQLKKDSDPFIDAQGKEALNFQITVAIAATISMLLILLVIGFALLTLVGIGAAVLAIIAGIKANDGVDYRYPFTLRLIK
- the rph gene encoding ribonuclease PH — encoded protein: MKRPSGRAADQLRSIRITRNYTKHAEGSVLVEFGDTKVICTVSVENGVPRFLKGQGQGWLTAEYGMLPRATGERNQREASRGKQGGRTLEIQRLIGRSLRAALDMSKLGDVTLYVDCDVIQADGGTRTASITGAMVALADALKVIKKRGGLKGGDPLKQMIAAVSVGMYQGEPVLDLDYLEDSAAETDLNVVMTSAGGFIEVQGTAEGAPFQPEELNAMLALAQKGMTELFELQRAALAD
- the argB gene encoding acetylglutamate kinase, yielding MTLERDAASNVAKVLSEALPYIRRFVGKTLVIKYGGNAMESEELKTGFARDIVLMKAVGINPVVVHGGGPQIGDLLKRLSIESHFIDGMRVTDAQTMDVVEMVLGGQVNKDIVNLINRHGGSAIGLTGKDAELIRAKKLTVTRQTPEMTKPEIIDIGQVGEVVGVNTGLLNMLVKGDFIPVIAPIGVGPEGESYNINADLVAGKVAEALKAEKLILLTNIAGLMNKQGEVLTGLTTEQVDGLIADGTIYGGMLPKIRCALEAVQGGVNSSHIIDGRVPNAVLLEIFTDSGVGTQITNRKRH
- the pyrE gene encoding orotate phosphoribosyltransferase: MQAYQRDFIRFAIDRGVLRFGEFTLKSGRTSPYFFNAGLFNTGSALAQLGRFYAAAVAESGIRFDVLFGPAYKGIPLASATAVALAEHHGRDLPWCFNRKEAKAHGEGGSLVGSPLAGNVLIIDDVITAGTAIREVMQIIKDQDATAAGVLIALNRQERGNGELSAIQEVERDFGIPVVSIVSLNQVLEFLADDPQLKQHLPAVEAYRAQYGI